The genome window AGGCCGCCGCCTCCGAGTTGAAGTCACTCGATATCAAGAAGCTGCAGAACGATTCGGGACTCGCGCAGGACAGGCAGGAGATTTTACAGAAAGCGCTGGACGATCTGGTTTCCGAAAAGCTGATCGACGCAGAGGCTGCCAAGGAGAGCAAAACCAAGGATCAACTTCTTCAGGCGGAAATCGAAAGCAATGTCGACACGCCAACCGCGGAAGACGTCGAGGCGTTCTATGAAGCCAACAAAGAGCGCATTCCGATTCCGAAGGAACAGGCGCTGCCTCAGGTAAAGGAGTACCTGATCGATCGCAGCCGCACTCACTATCGCGACATGCTGATCGCGCGCCTGAAGAAAGACTTCGGCTTCAAGTCGTATCTCGAGCCGCTGCGGACATCAATTGCTACCGACGGTTTCCCCTCGAAAGGGCCGGACAACGCCCCGGTAACGATCGTCGAATTTTCGGATTTTGAATGCCCCTATTGCGGCGGCCTCTATCCCACTCTGAAACAAATCGAGAAAGCCTATCCGCAGAATGTCCGGATCGTTTACCGCCAGTTTCCTTTGACCAATCTTCATCCTCATGCGATGAAGGCGGCCGAAGCTTCACTGTGCGCCAACGAACAGCACAAATTCTGGGAGTTTCACGATTCCATGTTCGGCAACCAACGCGAGTTGAGCGTTGCCGACCTCAAACAGCGCGCCGTCGATATGAAGCTGGACACGAAAGCATTCAATGAATGTATCGATTCCGGACGCGAAGCCGCAGCCATCCAGGCGGATATTCAGGAAGGCGCCAAGGCAGGTGTGACCGGCACGCCGGCGATGTTCATTAATGGACGCCTGCTTTCCGGAAATCAGCCGTACGCGGACATCAAAGACGTCATCGACGACGAGATCCAGCGCAAGCAGGCAGCCAAGTAGGTTTGGTTTTATTCGAAATTGGAGGTTGGAAACTGGAAATCTGCGGTA of Terriglobia bacterium contains these proteins:
- a CDS encoding thioredoxin domain-containing protein, producing the protein MRLHRGFIALAMMTFAGIAAAQSNTSRVAIVNGQTITEADLEKAAASELKSLDIKKLQNDSGLAQDRQEILQKALDDLVSEKLIDAEAAKESKTKDQLLQAEIESNVDTPTAEDVEAFYEANKERIPIPKEQALPQVKEYLIDRSRTHYRDMLIARLKKDFGFKSYLEPLRTSIATDGFPSKGPDNAPVTIVEFSDFECPYCGGLYPTLKQIEKAYPQNVRIVYRQFPLTNLHPHAMKAAEASLCANEQHKFWEFHDSMFGNQRELSVADLKQRAVDMKLDTKAFNECIDSGREAAAIQADIQEGAKAGVTGTPAMFINGRLLSGNQPYADIKDVIDDEIQRKQAAK